Proteins co-encoded in one Alcanivorax sp. genomic window:
- a CDS encoding SDR family oxidoreductase produces MDLQLNGKTALVSGAHRGTGNVIATTLAEEGATVALHAFTKEAADAAISEITDSALEIVPVVGDILSDEGAQQVMDQLAGHGLQVDILVNNYGSALMGKWDSLTIEQWIEASNVNLFSAVRLIQHCTPHMKKAGWGRVINLSTMGDHQPNAIMPHYYAAKGALSNTTVSLAKELSHTGVTVNTISPGLIHTPEIEQAYQLRAKKKGWPTDWENLQDRIVEHDFPNPTGRLATRQEVADLVAFLASPRAGFINGQNIRVDGGAVRYV; encoded by the coding sequence ATGGATCTACAACTCAACGGTAAAACTGCCCTGGTCAGCGGCGCCCATCGCGGTACCGGCAATGTGATCGCCACCACCCTGGCAGAAGAAGGCGCCACCGTTGCACTTCACGCTTTCACCAAAGAAGCGGCCGACGCTGCAATATCGGAAATCACTGACTCAGCTCTGGAGATCGTACCGGTGGTGGGCGACATCCTCAGCGATGAGGGCGCGCAGCAAGTGATGGACCAACTGGCTGGGCACGGCTTGCAGGTGGATATCCTGGTGAACAACTACGGCTCGGCCTTGATGGGCAAGTGGGATTCACTCACCATCGAACAATGGATTGAGGCCAGCAACGTCAACCTGTTCAGTGCCGTGCGTCTGATTCAGCACTGTACTCCGCACATGAAAAAGGCCGGGTGGGGACGGGTCATCAATCTCAGCACCATGGGTGACCATCAACCCAACGCCATCATGCCGCATTACTATGCCGCTAAAGGCGCGCTTTCCAATACCACGGTGAGCCTGGCCAAGGAACTGAGCCATACCGGCGTTACCGTGAACACCATCTCCCCCGGCCTGATCCACACCCCGGAAATCGAACAGGCGTATCAGCTGCGCGCAAAGAAGAAAGGCTGGCCCACGGACTGGGAAAACCTGCAGGACAGGATCGTCGAGCATGATTTCCCTAACCCCACCGGTCGACTGGCGACTCGGCAGGAAGTAGCTGACCTGGTGGCGTTTCTTGCCAGCCCGAGAGCGGGATTTATCAACGGGCAGAACATCCGGGTGGATGGCGGCGCGGTACGTTATGTTTGA
- a CDS encoding DUF3336 domain-containing protein — protein MDHSLPLNMNLKRLDQAMDAATRYSDWLDLARQHDALSEAHLWRERNRTNLYDYVEIQTRRDKLKKYLDEGANRELLYALNEGVHGNMGGMGKPILYNRAKCGTKHLIDDYVSVICQSLVRISEVPESEISYLEKLDFFRRASHCYGRSALLLSGGAGLIYFHHGVVQELVNQGLVPNVLSGASAGAVVSGQLGIYTDEELKSQNYFSSKRYEQYAENSLLDSLLGRMTEKEAKLHKEQALDEIVPMDLTFQEAYEKTGRYINVSISPAEKHQNSRLMNAITSPNVYVRSAISASCSIPGMIPAERLYAKGYDGKPRPYLASRRWVDGSVSGDLPARRLARLYGVNHFIVSLINPVVVPFIDDVKSRQRKGFKNALSASGLNLTSEVLSYAEKLLERGGRVGQLAGAQLAYIKEMLDQSYLGDINILLEKKDFKWRHTLFEFKDGEEEALIQAGRRNVYPKIAMIKNAAMISKTLDGILEELAVEGLPQTTVKHHLYA, from the coding sequence ATGGATCATTCATTGCCATTGAACATGAATCTGAAACGCCTGGATCAGGCCATGGACGCGGCCACCCGCTATAGCGACTGGCTGGATCTGGCGCGACAGCACGATGCACTTTCAGAGGCGCATCTTTGGCGCGAGCGCAATCGCACCAATCTCTACGACTACGTTGAAATCCAGACTCGCCGTGACAAGCTGAAGAAATACCTTGATGAAGGCGCCAACCGGGAACTGCTCTATGCACTCAACGAAGGTGTGCACGGCAATATGGGCGGCATGGGGAAACCGATTCTCTACAACCGGGCCAAGTGCGGCACCAAACATCTGATCGATGATTATGTCTCGGTGATCTGCCAGTCACTGGTGCGCATCAGTGAAGTCCCTGAATCAGAAATCAGCTATCTGGAAAAACTGGATTTCTTTCGCCGTGCCAGCCACTGCTATGGGCGCTCTGCCCTTCTTCTTTCCGGCGGGGCCGGGCTGATTTATTTTCATCATGGCGTGGTGCAGGAGCTGGTGAACCAGGGCCTGGTGCCCAATGTGCTGTCTGGCGCCAGTGCCGGGGCCGTGGTGTCCGGCCAGCTGGGCATCTATACCGATGAAGAGTTGAAGAGCCAAAATTATTTTTCCAGCAAACGCTACGAACAATATGCCGAAAATTCTCTGCTGGATTCCCTGCTCGGTCGCATGACCGAAAAGGAAGCCAAGCTGCACAAGGAACAGGCGCTGGACGAAATCGTGCCCATGGATCTGACCTTCCAGGAAGCCTACGAAAAAACCGGCCGCTATATCAATGTGTCGATCTCCCCGGCGGAAAAGCATCAGAACTCACGTTTGATGAATGCCATCACTTCCCCCAACGTCTATGTGCGCTCGGCCATCTCCGCCTCCTGCAGCATCCCCGGCATGATTCCCGCTGAGCGTTTGTACGCCAAGGGCTACGATGGCAAGCCACGCCCCTATCTGGCCAGCCGTCGCTGGGTGGACGGCTCCGTGTCCGGCGACCTGCCAGCACGCCGCCTGGCACGGCTTTATGGCGTTAACCATTTCATCGTCAGCCTGATCAATCCGGTGGTGGTGCCGTTTATTGACGATGTGAAAAGTCGTCAGCGCAAGGGCTTCAAGAATGCGCTCTCTGCCTCCGGCCTGAACCTGACCAGTGAAGTGCTCAGCTATGCGGAAAAATTGCTGGAAAGAGGGGGGCGCGTGGGCCAGCTGGCCGGCGCACAGCTTGCCTATATCAAGGAAATGCTGGACCAGAGTTACCTGGGCGACATCAACATCCTGCTGGAAAAGAAAGACTTCAAATGGCGCCATACCCTGTTTGAATTCAAGGACGGTGAAGAAGAAGCCCTGATCCAGGCCGGCCGTCGAAACGTCTACCCCAAGATCGCCATGATCAAGAACGCTGCCATGATCTCCAAAACCCTGGACGGCATTCTGGAAGAGCTGGCGGTTGAAGGACTGCCGCAGACCACCGTGAAGCATCACCTTTACGCGTGA
- a CDS encoding carotenoid oxygenase family protein, with the protein MTADVRAIPRSSETLSHQGGFDTLEDELHYTVAPADIKGSLPAAVSGTFFRIGPGRNKIGGQEFGHWFDGDGMLHAVSFTDQGVVYRNRYVRTPKYLAETRANRIVKRSFGHNAPGGIRKNIGRLPANCANTNLVYHGGKLLALWEGGRPWRLDPVTLETLGEHDYDGQLGRFNAFSAHGKVNPRTGVYYNFGIRPSFSPRGALTGKGAIDLYRIAPSGHLLEKGAFEVDFLSFCHDFALTEHYMIFFQSPIAMTSPVPWLAGLIPFDRAIAWRPELGMKIYVVRTLDFQVEKVFTVDEPFVAIHFSNAWEAGDGKIHVDLTRYEDFSVNEQLRHVLHSTGETAAGRFMRYRLDLRGGQIEASEYRNALGGEFPQWDQRYTTQPTSVMYAACMMSPDATFFDGVERIDLHSGQVISHDLGAGRYTSEAMHVPPEEGDDNQEGWLVSMVYDAHTHLSEVVVFDARTLEEVAVVPLKNHVPFGFHCGYTPEPFVS; encoded by the coding sequence ATGACTGCAGATGTTCGTGCGATTCCTCGCTCGTCCGAAACGCTCAGCCACCAGGGTGGCTTTGATACGCTGGAAGACGAGTTGCACTACACCGTGGCTCCGGCCGACATAAAGGGTTCTCTGCCGGCGGCGGTCAGTGGCACCTTCTTTCGCATCGGTCCGGGGCGCAACAAGATTGGCGGGCAGGAATTCGGGCATTGGTTTGATGGCGACGGCATGCTGCATGCCGTGTCGTTCACTGATCAGGGGGTGGTGTACCGCAATCGTTATGTACGCACGCCAAAATATCTGGCGGAAACCCGGGCAAACAGGATTGTGAAGCGCAGCTTCGGTCACAATGCGCCGGGGGGGATTCGCAAGAACATCGGCCGTCTGCCGGCCAACTGTGCCAACACCAACCTGGTCTATCACGGCGGAAAATTGTTGGCCTTGTGGGAGGGCGGTCGTCCCTGGCGACTGGATCCGGTGACATTGGAGACCCTCGGTGAACATGACTATGACGGACAGCTGGGGCGTTTCAACGCCTTCAGTGCCCACGGCAAGGTGAACCCACGCACCGGGGTGTATTACAACTTTGGGATCCGTCCTTCGTTCAGTCCCCGGGGGGCGCTTACCGGCAAGGGCGCCATTGATCTCTATCGCATTGCCCCGTCAGGTCATCTGCTGGAAAAGGGCGCCTTCGAAGTGGACTTTCTCAGTTTCTGCCACGACTTCGCGCTCACCGAGCACTACATGATTTTTTTCCAGTCCCCCATCGCCATGACCTCCCCGGTACCGTGGTTGGCCGGGTTGATTCCCTTTGACCGGGCCATTGCCTGGCGACCGGAACTGGGCATGAAGATCTATGTGGTACGCACACTGGATTTTCAGGTGGAGAAAGTCTTCACCGTGGACGAGCCTTTTGTGGCTATACATTTCTCCAATGCCTGGGAAGCCGGCGACGGCAAGATCCACGTAGACCTGACACGCTACGAGGATTTTTCTGTGAATGAGCAGTTGCGCCATGTGCTCCACAGCACGGGTGAGACCGCGGCCGGTCGTTTCATGCGTTACCGGCTGGATCTGCGCGGCGGCCAGATTGAAGCAAGCGAATACCGCAATGCCCTGGGTGGCGAGTTCCCCCAGTGGGATCAGCGCTACACCACCCAGCCCACGTCAGTGATGTATGCCGCCTGCATGATGTCACCTGACGCCACCTTCTTTGACGGGGTAGAGCGGATTGATCTGCACAGTGGTCAGGTCATCAGCCATGATCTGGGCGCAGGCCGTTATACCTCAGAAGCCATGCACGTTCCGCCAGAGGAAGGCGATGACAATCAGGAGGGCTGGCTGGTGAGCATGGTCTACGACGCCCACACGCACCTGAGCGAAGTGGTGGTCTTTGATGCCCGCACGCTGGAGGAAGTGGCGGTGGTGCCGTTAAAGAACCATGTGCCGTTCGGTTTTCACTGTGGCTATACCCCGGAGCCGTTTGTCAGCTAA
- a CDS encoding carboxyl transferase domain-containing protein, which yields MPVPFSAILIANRGEIAIRIANACADLGIRSVGVFAEDDQASLHTRQVDEAVALPGRGVPAYLDGGQLIAIAKAQGCEAIHPGYGFLAENADFADQCAEAGMTLIGPGAETLRLFGDKAAARALAARCHVPLVQGSDQAVTLAEAQAFMASLDGSGVMIKALSGGGGRGMRAVTDPSELESAYARCQSEAKAAFGNDAVYVEQLVTAARHIEVQVLGDGSGAVSHLWERDCTLQRRHQKLVEFAPAPGLEKELRDRIIHSALTLAAEVKYRGIGTFEFLVEPDQDRFYFMEANPRVQVEHTVTEQVTGVDLVHSQIRLAAGANLVELKLDTPPACEGMAVQLRLNLETLKADGSTTPAAGTLAAYEPASGPGIRVDGYGYAGYAVSPAYDSLLAKLIVTGADYPAVLQRARRALKQTRIAGVQNNLPLLQALLASDDVQTNAVTTRYVETHLDQLLAALPEAAPSDLPAAEPIQQEQLTTPVGCEALLSPTTGVLVSLLVNEGATVQVGQVVAVLEAMKMEFEVRATVAGQVHSLAAQEGDALNESTPLLFVEPGEVAGDAIATEESVDLDHIRKDLAEVLARHHAISDEGRPKAVEKRHSKGKRTARENLDDLLDADSFQEYGAMALAAQRRRRSSEELQAMSPADGLIGGTGTVNAEQFGESAARVMAMSYDYTVFAGTQGMMNHKKTDRLLQLAGQWKMPLVLFAEGGGGRPGDTDFVGVGGLDCPTFAAMAKLSGEVPLVGIGSGRCFAGNAALLGCCDVIIATKDSTIGMAGPAMIEGGGLGRFTPEQVGPVDVHTATGVVDIAVDDEAGAVAVAKQYLSYFQGTVEDWQAADQRELRHKIPEKRTRVYDIRNVIETLADSGSVLELRRGFSPGMITALIRIEGKPFGLIANDPTYLGGAIDAVGGDKAARFMQLCEAFGLPMVSLCDTPGFMVGPEAEKQGTVRHVSRMFVAAASLTIPFLTIVLRKGYGLGAQAMAAGSFHSPLFIASWPSGEFGAMGLEGAVRLGFAKELAAQPTPERQERLFNKLVSKAYQQGKALNMASFLEIDAVIDPVESRQWILRGLNASGFKTGTHGGRPFVDTF from the coding sequence GTGCCCGTCCCGTTTAGTGCCATCCTGATCGCCAACCGTGGCGAGATCGCCATTCGTATTGCCAACGCCTGTGCGGATCTGGGCATCCGTTCGGTGGGGGTGTTTGCCGAGGATGATCAGGCCTCCCTGCATACCCGTCAGGTGGATGAAGCGGTGGCGTTGCCGGGTCGGGGTGTGCCGGCCTATCTGGATGGTGGGCAGTTGATTGCCATTGCCAAAGCGCAGGGCTGCGAGGCGATCCATCCCGGCTACGGGTTTCTTGCCGAGAACGCGGACTTTGCCGATCAGTGTGCCGAGGCGGGCATGACGCTGATCGGGCCCGGGGCGGAGACCCTGCGGCTGTTTGGCGACAAGGCGGCGGCCCGGGCGCTGGCCGCCCGTTGCCATGTGCCGCTGGTGCAGGGCAGCGATCAGGCGGTGACGCTGGCTGAGGCGCAGGCCTTTATGGCGTCTCTCGATGGCAGCGGGGTGATGATCAAGGCCCTGAGTGGCGGCGGCGGCCGGGGTATGCGAGCGGTTACTGACCCCTCGGAACTTGAAAGCGCCTATGCCCGTTGTCAGTCCGAAGCGAAGGCGGCCTTCGGCAATGATGCGGTGTATGTGGAGCAACTGGTCACCGCAGCGAGGCATATCGAAGTGCAGGTGCTGGGGGATGGCAGTGGCGCGGTGAGTCACCTGTGGGAGCGGGACTGTACCCTGCAGCGCCGCCACCAGAAGCTGGTGGAATTTGCCCCGGCGCCAGGGCTGGAGAAGGAGCTGCGGGATCGCATCATCCACAGTGCCCTGACCCTGGCTGCAGAGGTGAAGTATCGCGGCATCGGCACCTTCGAGTTTCTGGTGGAGCCGGACCAGGACCGTTTCTACTTTATGGAAGCCAACCCCCGGGTGCAGGTGGAACATACGGTCACCGAGCAGGTCACCGGGGTGGACCTGGTGCATAGCCAGATCCGTCTGGCGGCGGGCGCCAACCTGGTGGAGCTGAAACTGGATACGCCGCCGGCCTGCGAGGGCATGGCGGTGCAGCTGCGCCTGAATCTGGAAACCCTGAAAGCCGATGGCAGTACCACGCCGGCAGCGGGCACCCTCGCCGCCTACGAGCCGGCCAGTGGGCCGGGCATCCGGGTAGATGGTTATGGCTATGCCGGTTATGCGGTGAGCCCGGCCTACGATTCCCTGTTGGCGAAACTGATCGTCACAGGGGCGGATTACCCCGCCGTACTGCAGCGCGCCCGCCGGGCGCTCAAACAGACCCGCATCGCCGGGGTGCAAAATAACCTGCCGCTGCTGCAGGCGTTGCTGGCCAGTGACGATGTGCAGACCAACGCGGTGACCACCCGCTATGTGGAAACTCACCTGGATCAGCTGCTGGCGGCCCTGCCGGAAGCCGCCCCATCAGATCTACCCGCAGCAGAGCCAATACAGCAGGAGCAGCTGACCACACCTGTCGGCTGCGAGGCGCTGCTCAGCCCCACCACCGGGGTGCTGGTGTCCCTGCTGGTGAACGAGGGCGCCACGGTGCAGGTGGGGCAGGTGGTGGCCGTGCTGGAAGCCATGAAGATGGAGTTCGAGGTGCGTGCCACCGTGGCCGGTCAGGTACACAGCCTGGCCGCCCAGGAAGGTGACGCCCTCAACGAATCGACGCCGCTGCTGTTTGTGGAACCGGGTGAGGTGGCTGGCGATGCCATCGCCACGGAAGAAAGCGTGGACCTGGATCATATTCGCAAGGATCTGGCCGAGGTGCTGGCCCGACACCATGCCATCAGTGACGAAGGCCGGCCGAAGGCGGTGGAGAAGCGCCACAGCAAGGGCAAGCGCACCGCCCGGGAAAACCTGGATGACCTGCTGGATGCAGACAGCTTCCAGGAATACGGCGCCATGGCGCTGGCGGCCCAACGTCGTCGTCGCAGCAGTGAAGAATTGCAGGCCATGAGCCCGGCGGATGGGCTGATTGGTGGCACCGGCACCGTTAACGCCGAACAGTTTGGTGAGTCGGCCGCACGGGTCATGGCCATGAGCTATGACTACACCGTGTTTGCCGGCACCCAGGGGATGATGAACCACAAGAAGACCGACCGGCTGCTGCAACTGGCCGGGCAGTGGAAGATGCCGCTGGTGTTGTTCGCCGAAGGCGGCGGTGGCCGCCCCGGTGATACCGACTTTGTCGGCGTGGGTGGACTGGACTGTCCCACCTTTGCGGCCATGGCAAAACTGTCCGGCGAAGTGCCGCTGGTGGGTATTGGATCCGGTCGTTGTTTTGCCGGCAATGCCGCCTTGCTGGGTTGCTGCGATGTGATCATTGCCACCAAAGATTCCACCATCGGCATGGCCGGCCCGGCCATGATCGAAGGCGGAGGCCTGGGCCGCTTTACCCCGGAGCAAGTCGGTCCTGTGGACGTGCATACTGCCACCGGCGTGGTGGATATCGCGGTGGACGATGAGGCCGGCGCGGTGGCCGTGGCTAAACAGTACCTGTCCTATTTTCAGGGCACGGTTGAGGACTGGCAGGCCGCGGACCAGCGCGAACTGCGCCACAAGATTCCGGAAAAGCGCACCCGTGTTTACGACATTCGCAACGTGATCGAGACCCTTGCCGACAGCGGCTCGGTGCTGGAACTGCGGCGGGGCTTTTCGCCGGGCATGATCACGGCGCTGATACGAATCGAAGGCAAACCCTTTGGCCTGATCGCCAACGATCCCACTTACCTGGGCGGTGCCATCGATGCGGTGGGTGGCGACAAGGCAGCGCGTTTCATGCAACTGTGCGAGGCCTTTGGCCTGCCCATGGTGTCCCTGTGCGATACCCCCGGTTTCATGGTCGGCCCGGAAGCGGAAAAGCAGGGCACCGTGCGCCATGTGTCGCGCATGTTTGTGGCTGCCGCCAGCCTTACCATTCCGTTTCTCACCATCGTGCTGCGCAAGGGCTATGGGCTGGGTGCCCAGGCCATGGCGGCAGGCAGTTTCCACTCGCCGCTGTTCATTGCCTCCTGGCCCAGCGGCGAGTTCGGCGCCATGGGGCTGGAAGGGGCCGTGCGGCTTGGCTTCGCCAAGGAGCTGGCGGCCCAGCCCACCCCGGAGCGTCAGGAGCGCCTGTTCAACAAGCTGGTGTCCAAGGCGTATCAACAGGGCAAGGCCCTGAACATGGCCAGCTTCCTGGAGATCGATGCGGTGATTGATCCGGTGGAAAGCCGTCAGTGGATTCTGCGCGGGTTGAATGCGTCTGGCTTTAAGACGGGTACCCACGGTGGGCGTCCGTTTGTGGATACGTTCTGA
- a CDS encoding Na+/H+ antiporter NhaC family protein: MTPSAPTPRAWPLLPLLFFLAVFLGSGLYYTSTDTEFAFYQIKAPVVAMVAIVLAMLFARFAGQRLERSVERLLSGIGHPNIILMCLVFLLAGAFASVSDSIGSVDATVQLGLRIIPADWVLPALFLISAFIATAMGTSMGTIAATAPIAVGFASATGLSLPMALGAVVGGAMFGDNLSMISDTTIAATRSQGVSLKDKFRVNIWIALPAALLTLVVLVMVSGGEHTVEHKPFEFVRVVPYLLVFGLALSGLNVLAVLIIGILVAGVTGMVVQPEYGLAEINGATWKGFEGMFEIMLLSMLIGGLSQLMTDQGGTRWVIERIHGLTRLLKLPLQKAGEVGIALLVVFANVFVANNTVAIVLTGDMARDIADDHDVDLRRSASLLDIFSCVVQGLIPYGAQVLLACSIASISPLALIGSIHYCWVLAAAGVVAILLGRPRLKAAP, from the coding sequence ATGACTCCATCCGCTCCGACTCCCCGTGCCTGGCCGCTTCTTCCATTGCTGTTCTTTCTCGCCGTGTTCCTCGGCAGTGGCTTGTACTACACCTCCACCGATACCGAGTTTGCGTTCTACCAGATCAAGGCGCCGGTGGTGGCCATGGTGGCGATTGTGCTGGCCATGCTGTTCGCCCGCTTCGCCGGGCAGCGGCTTGAGCGGAGTGTGGAGCGGCTGCTGTCGGGCATTGGCCACCCCAACATCATTCTCATGTGCCTGGTGTTCCTGCTGGCCGGTGCCTTTGCCAGTGTCAGTGACAGCATTGGCAGTGTGGACGCGACGGTGCAGTTGGGGCTGCGCATCATTCCGGCTGACTGGGTGCTGCCGGCCCTGTTCCTGATTTCCGCTTTCATTGCCACGGCCATGGGCACCTCCATGGGGACCATCGCGGCCACCGCCCCCATTGCGGTGGGCTTTGCGTCTGCCACCGGCTTGTCCCTGCCCATGGCACTGGGTGCGGTGGTGGGTGGCGCCATGTTCGGTGACAACCTGTCGATGATTTCCGATACCACGATTGCGGCTACGCGCAGCCAGGGCGTATCCCTGAAGGATAAGTTCCGGGTGAATATCTGGATCGCCCTGCCGGCGGCCCTGCTGACCCTGGTGGTGTTGGTGATGGTGAGCGGTGGCGAACATACGGTGGAGCACAAGCCCTTCGAGTTTGTGCGGGTGGTGCCCTACCTGCTGGTGTTCGGGCTGGCCCTGAGTGGCCTCAATGTGCTGGCGGTGCTGATCATCGGCATTCTGGTGGCGGGTGTGACCGGCATGGTGGTGCAGCCAGAGTATGGTCTTGCGGAGATAAACGGTGCTACCTGGAAAGGCTTCGAGGGCATGTTCGAGATCATGCTGTTGTCCATGTTGATCGGTGGTCTGTCGCAACTGATGACCGATCAGGGTGGCACCCGCTGGGTAATCGAGCGGATTCACGGGCTGACAAGATTACTGAAGCTGCCGCTGCAAAAGGCAGGGGAAGTGGGCATTGCCTTGTTGGTGGTGTTCGCCAACGTGTTCGTGGCCAACAACACCGTGGCCATCGTGCTGACCGGTGACATGGCCCGCGACATTGCTGACGACCATGATGTGGACCTGCGTCGTTCGGCCAGTCTGCTGGATATTTTTTCCTGTGTGGTGCAGGGGCTGATTCCCTACGGCGCACAGGTATTGTTGGCTTGCTCCATTGCGTCGATCTCCCCGTTGGCGCTGATCGGCAGCATACATTACTGCTGGGTGCTGGCGGCCGCCGGTGTGGTAGCCATTCTCCTGGGGCGGCCAAGGCTGAAGGCTGCGCCCTGA